In the genome of Vicia villosa cultivar HV-30 ecotype Madison, WI linkage group LG7, Vvil1.0, whole genome shotgun sequence, one region contains:
- the LOC131616516 gene encoding serine/arginine-rich splicing factor RS31-like isoform X1: MRPIFAGNLEYDTRQAELERLFSKYGRIERVDMKSGFAFVYYEDERDAEEAIRALDNIPFGYDKRRLSVEWARGERGRHRDGSKANQKPTKTLFVINFDPIRTRVSDIERHFKPYGQLHHVRIRRNFAFVQYETQEDATKALECTHMSKILDRVVSVEYALRDDSERVDSYSSPRRGGGLARSPSPAYRRRPSPDYGRPRSPVYDRYSGPDRRRSPDYGRNRSPDYGRNRSPEYGRYRSRSPVRRSRT, encoded by the exons ATGAGGCCGATTTTCGCTGGGAACTTGGAGTACGATACTCGTCAAGCGGAACTTGAACGCTTGTTCTCAAAGTATGGCAGGATTGAACGCGTGGACATGAAATCTG GATTTGCTTTTGTTTACTATGAAGATGAGCGTGACGCTGAAGAAGCAATTCGTGCCCTTGACAACATTCCATTTGGTTATGATAAGCGACGACTATCTGTGGAGTGGGCTAGG GGTGAACGTGGGCGTCATCGTGATGGCTCAAAGGCAAACCAGAAGCCCACAAAAACTCTATTTGTGATTAACTTTGACCCGATTCGCACTAGAGTCAGTGATATAGAGAGACACTTTAAGCCTTATGGACAGCTTCATCATGTTCGAATTCGTCGGAACTTTGCATTTGTGCAGTATGAAACACAAGAAGATGCCACTAAAGCCTTAGAGTGTACACATATGAG TAAGATACTGGACAGGGTGGTCTCTGTGGAGTATGCTCTGAGGGATGATAGTGAGAGGGTTGACAGTTATAGCAGTCCCAGAAGAGGAGGAGGTCTTGCTAGATCTCCCAGTCCAGCTTATCGCAGGCGACCAAGTCCTGACTATGGCCGTCCACGTAGTCCTGTGTATGACAGGTATAGTGGACCAGACAGGCGGAGGAGTCCTGATTATGGAAGGAACAGGAGTCCTGATTATGGCAGGAACAGGAGTCCTGAATACGGCAGATACCGCAG TCGTTCACCAGTCCGAAGGTCGAGAACTTAA
- the LOC131616516 gene encoding serine/arginine-rich splicing factor RS31-like isoform X2 translates to MICFLIQRLYSFMCISPHLISGFAFVYYEDERDAEEAIRALDNIPFGYDKRRLSVEWARGERGRHRDGSKANQKPTKTLFVINFDPIRTRVSDIERHFKPYGQLHHVRIRRNFAFVQYETQEDATKALECTHMSKILDRVVSVEYALRDDSERVDSYSSPRRGGGLARSPSPAYRRRPSPDYGRPRSPVYDRYSGPDRRRSPDYGRNRSPDYGRNRSPEYGRYRSRSPVRRSRT, encoded by the exons ATGATTTGTTTCCTCATTCAACGCCTCTACAGCTTCATGTGCATCAGCCCACACTTAATTTCAG GATTTGCTTTTGTTTACTATGAAGATGAGCGTGACGCTGAAGAAGCAATTCGTGCCCTTGACAACATTCCATTTGGTTATGATAAGCGACGACTATCTGTGGAGTGGGCTAGG GGTGAACGTGGGCGTCATCGTGATGGCTCAAAGGCAAACCAGAAGCCCACAAAAACTCTATTTGTGATTAACTTTGACCCGATTCGCACTAGAGTCAGTGATATAGAGAGACACTTTAAGCCTTATGGACAGCTTCATCATGTTCGAATTCGTCGGAACTTTGCATTTGTGCAGTATGAAACACAAGAAGATGCCACTAAAGCCTTAGAGTGTACACATATGAG TAAGATACTGGACAGGGTGGTCTCTGTGGAGTATGCTCTGAGGGATGATAGTGAGAGGGTTGACAGTTATAGCAGTCCCAGAAGAGGAGGAGGTCTTGCTAGATCTCCCAGTCCAGCTTATCGCAGGCGACCAAGTCCTGACTATGGCCGTCCACGTAGTCCTGTGTATGACAGGTATAGTGGACCAGACAGGCGGAGGAGTCCTGATTATGGAAGGAACAGGAGTCCTGATTATGGCAGGAACAGGAGTCCTGAATACGGCAGATACCGCAG TCGTTCACCAGTCCGAAGGTCGAGAACTTAA
- the LOC131616517 gene encoding calcium-binding protein KIC: METNNNMNQTTPATTEPEFEDLLPVMAEKLDVEAFVSELCNGFRLLADQEIGLITSESLRRNSAMLGMEGMSKEDAEAMVQQGDLDGDGKLNETEFCILMVRLSPEMMQDAETWLEKAIEEQPRN; the protein is encoded by the coding sequence ATGGAAACCAACAACAACATGAACCAAACGACCCCCGCAACCACGGAACCCGAGTTCGAAGACTTATTACCCGTGATGGCAGAGAAACTTGACGTCGAAGCCTTTGTATCCGAACTATGCAACGGTTTTAGGCTTCTTGCAGACCAAGAAATAGGTTTGATAACAAGTGAGAGCCTTAGGAGAAACTCAGCTATGCTTGGTATGGAAGGAATGAGTAAAGAAGATGCAGAAGCTATGGTTCAACAAGGTGATCTTGATGGTGATGGAAAGTTGAATGAGACTGAGTTTTGTATATTGATGGTTAGGCTTAGCCCTGAAATGATGCAAGATGCTGAAACTTGGTTGGAGAAAGCTATTGAAGAACAGCCAAGGAATTGA